From the Primulina tabacum isolate GXHZ01 chromosome 15, ASM2559414v2, whole genome shotgun sequence genome, one window contains:
- the LOC142525972 gene encoding secreted RxLR effector protein 161-like: protein MKDLGLADVILGIKIHRTSEGLVLSQSHYIEILEKINKDDSALARIPIDTSQHLSKNRGENMSQLEYSRVIGTLMYLMSCTRPDIAYAVSKLSRFTSNPGVEHWKEIIILLRYLRYNRDHGLHYTRYPAVIEGYSDANWISDMKDSKSTNGFVFTLRGAVIAWKSSKQNVIARSTMEYEFIALEKCAKRLNGCVTS from the coding sequence atgaaagatTTGGGCTTAGCCGATGTAATCCTTGGAATTAAAATTCATAGAACATCAGAAGGGCTAGTTCTAAGCCAGTCACATTATATTGAAATACTTGAGAAAATCAATAAGGATGACTCTGCATTGGCTAGAATCCCGATAGATACCAGTCAAcatctatcaaagaatcgagGTGAGAATATGTCTCAATTAGAATACTCTCGAGTAATTGGAACTCTGATGTACTTAATGagttgtacaagaccagacatagctTATGCAGTGAgcaaattgagtagattcacgAGTAATCCAGGAGTTGAACACTGGAAAGAAATTATCATATTGCTAAGATACTTAAGGTACAATCGTGATCATGGGCTGCACTATACTAGATACCCTGCTGTTATTGAAGGATATAGTGATGCAAATTGgatatctgatatgaaagactcAAAATCTACAAATGGATTTGTATTCACTTTAAGAGGTGCAGTCATTGCGTGGAAATCTTCTAAACAAAATGTAATAGCCAGATCCACGATGGAATATGAGTTTATAGCTCTTGAAAAGTGTGCTAAGAGGCTGAATGGCTGCGTCACTTCTTAG
- the LOC142527079 gene encoding endonuclease III homolog 1, chloroplastic gives MAFPLLKNITSQQLIFSSSSAKMVRRFSASEREISSVVQSTDSGSNVLDEGSEKKFHVFVRKRRAMKTLQAKVNDVKPELNDEKPCSLPEIEDFAYGKASSFSSLTHSPTNWKNVLEGIRKMRSSEDAPVDSMGCEKAGSSLPPEERRFAVLVSSLLSSQTKDHVTHGAIQRLLQNDLLTAEAMDKADEGAIKDIIYPVGFYTRKASNLKKVAKICLSKYNGDIPSTLEELLLLPGIGPKMAHLIMNVGWNNVQGICVDTHVHRICNRLGWVSRPGTKKKTSTPEETRVSLQLWLPKEEWVPINPLLVGFGQTICKPLRPRCDKCTISGFCPSAFLEASPSSTPKKSRLCKQS, from the exons ATGGCTTTCCCACTCCTCAAAAACATTACTTCACAGCAACTAATCTTCTCCTCTTCCTCCGCGAAAATGGTTAGAAGATTCTCAGCTTCCGAAAGGGAAATCTCTTCGGTTGTTCAGTCGACAGATTCAG GCTCTAATGTTCTAGATGAGGGCTCCGAGAAAAAATTTCATGTCTTTGTTCGAAAAAGGAGAGCCATGAAAACCCTTCAAGCTAAAGTGAATGATGTTAAGCCTGAGTTGAATGATGAAAAG CCTTGCAGCCTacctgaaattgaagattttgCATATGGAAAGGCTAGCAGTTTTTCCTCCTTGA CACATTCACCGACAAACTGGAAAAATGTTCTTGAAGGAATTCGTAAAATGAGGTCTTCTGAAGATGCACCAGTAGACTCAATGGGGTGTGAAAAGGCTGGAAGTTCCCTTCCTCCTGAG GAACGAAGATTTGCTGTTCTGGTATCTTCACTCTTATCAAGTCAAACAAAAGATCATGTTACTCATG GTGCTATTCAACGGCTTCTCCAAAATGATTTGCTCACAGCAGAAGCCATGGACAAAGCTGATGAAGGTGCAATCAAGGACATAATTTACCCT GTGGGATTTTATACAAGAAAGGCAAGCAACTTGAAAAAAGTCGCAAAAATTTGTCTCTCAAAGTACAATGGAGATATTCCTAGTACACTAGAGGAGTTGCTCTTGCTTCCAGGAATTGGCCCAAAAATGGCTCACCTG ATCATGAATGTAGGTTGGAATAATGTTCAAGGTATATGTGTAGACACTCATGTGCACAGGATTTGCAATCGGCTTGGATGGGTTTCACGTCCTGGTACCAAAAAG aAAACCTCAACGCCAGAGGAGACTAGAGTATCGTTGCAACTGTGGCTTCCTAAGGAGGAATGGGTCCCCATAAATCCTCTTCTG GTTGGCTTTGGTCAGACCATATGTAAACCACTTAGACCTCGTTGTGACAAGTGCACCATAAGCGGTTTTTGTCCATCGGCATTCCTAGAGGCCAGCCCTTCATCAACGCCTAAGAAATCTCGATTATGCAAGCAGTCGTAG